In Haloterrigena turkmenica DSM 5511, a single genomic region encodes these proteins:
- a CDS encoding DedA family protein, whose protein sequence is MVDVTEVTLRFVQLYGPLALCLFTFLEASMLFPFLPSEAVVPAAAALLISDPVSFFVFVLAAGVGGTVGAFVPFYVFRGSRVRESDWIRDRIAVSDERIARGQAWFRRWGQSSVLWGRFFPVLRSVISIPAGFADMTPVRFGVYTVIGTIGFYAAAGGVVYYGRQRSLFEAAFTAATASPILTVGGILALLGIGLLVKSRFRRSALSE, encoded by the coding sequence ATGGTAGACGTAACGGAGGTGACGCTCCGGTTCGTGCAATTATACGGCCCGCTCGCACTGTGCCTGTTTACCTTCCTCGAGGCGTCGATGCTGTTTCCGTTTCTCCCGAGCGAAGCCGTGGTTCCGGCGGCAGCTGCACTGCTCATCAGCGATCCCGTCTCGTTTTTCGTGTTCGTGCTCGCGGCCGGCGTCGGCGGGACGGTCGGAGCGTTCGTTCCGTTCTACGTGTTTCGCGGCTCTCGAGTCCGTGAGAGTGACTGGATCCGGGATCGAATCGCCGTTTCAGACGAGCGCATTGCCCGAGGACAGGCATGGTTCCGGCGATGGGGACAGTCGTCGGTCCTTTGGGGACGGTTCTTCCCCGTGTTACGCTCTGTAATCTCTATTCCGGCTGGGTTCGCCGACATGACGCCCGTAAGATTCGGCGTCTACACGGTAATCGGAACGATCGGATTCTACGCTGCCGCCGGAGGTGTCGTCTACTACGGACGACAACGTTCGCTCTTCGAAGCAGCGTTCACCGCCGCCACCGCCAGCCCGATCCTCACCGTCGGAGGGATACTCGCACTCCTCGGAATCGGACTGCTCGTTAAGAGCCGATTCCGACGTTCGGCACTCTCGGAGTGA
- a CDS encoding fumarylacetoacetate hydrolase family protein — protein MKYVRFRDPAGAVRRGEYEDGFVHFGNESYALEDDAIDVLPPCEPSKIVCIGRNYADHADEMGSDLPDRPLLFLKGPNAVAAHGDTVTAPAGKERIDYEAELGVVIGEQCRHVPVSDAMDVVEGYTCIDDVSNRDDQNEEQNWIRGKAFDGAAPMGPVLATPDEVPEDATVQSRVNGDLRQDGSREQLIFPIPELIAEITTYMTLEPGDVIATGTPEGVGPLEDGDEVEIEVEGVGTLEHSIRRP, from the coding sequence ATGAAATACGTTCGATTTCGCGATCCGGCCGGCGCTGTTCGACGCGGCGAGTACGAAGACGGCTTCGTTCACTTCGGAAACGAAAGCTACGCCCTCGAGGACGACGCGATCGACGTGCTGCCGCCCTGCGAGCCGTCGAAGATCGTCTGCATCGGGCGCAACTACGCGGACCACGCCGACGAGATGGGGTCGGACCTGCCCGACCGACCGCTGCTCTTCCTGAAGGGGCCGAACGCCGTCGCCGCCCACGGTGACACCGTCACCGCGCCTGCCGGCAAGGAGCGCATCGACTACGAGGCCGAACTCGGCGTCGTCATCGGCGAGCAGTGTCGCCACGTCCCCGTCTCGGACGCAATGGACGTCGTCGAGGGCTACACCTGCATCGACGACGTCTCGAACCGCGACGATCAGAACGAGGAACAAAACTGGATCCGCGGGAAGGCCTTCGACGGCGCCGCGCCGATGGGGCCGGTGCTGGCGACGCCCGACGAGGTGCCCGAGGACGCGACCGTCCAGTCCCGGGTCAACGGCGACCTCAGACAGGACGGCTCCCGCGAGCAGCTCATCTTCCCCATTCCGGAGCTGATCGCCGAGATCACGACCTACATGACCTTAGAGCCCGGCGACGTGATCGCGACCGGGACCCCCGAGGGCGTCGGCCCCCTCGAGGACGGCGACGAGGTCGAGATCGAGGTCGAAGGCGTCGGGACGCTCGAGCACAGCATCCGGCGGCCCTGA
- a CDS encoding MBL fold metallo-hydrolase, translated as MTVRFGAVTVDWLGLATIRLEGRTGAVVYVDPGPEGYDALEGEPRDGDLILVSHDHHYDPDSVRRVAREDAVVLVHESIDAAEIDRVDEGPEDLPYDVERVRADESFVLGPLDLFTTHAYNDPAGPHVDENGEPYHPEGEGCGFGVTVDGVTAFWPGDTDALPVHEELAVDLFFPPIGGTFTMDRREAADLAARLEPDLVLPVHYDTFEAIETDADAFVVDVANRGVPVVLDESKPR; from the coding sequence ATGACCGTTCGATTCGGTGCGGTGACCGTCGACTGGCTCGGCCTCGCGACGATCCGCCTCGAGGGCCGGACCGGCGCCGTCGTCTACGTCGATCCGGGCCCGGAGGGGTACGACGCGCTCGAGGGCGAGCCGCGAGACGGCGATCTGATACTGGTCTCCCACGACCATCACTACGATCCGGACTCGGTCCGACGGGTGGCCAGGGAGGACGCCGTGGTCCTCGTCCACGAGTCGATCGACGCCGCGGAGATCGATCGGGTCGACGAGGGACCCGAGGACCTGCCCTACGATGTCGAACGGGTCCGCGCCGACGAATCGTTCGTCCTCGGGCCGCTGGATCTGTTCACGACGCACGCCTACAACGATCCCGCGGGACCGCACGTCGACGAAAACGGCGAACCCTACCATCCCGAGGGCGAGGGCTGTGGCTTCGGCGTCACGGTCGACGGCGTCACCGCGTTCTGGCCCGGCGACACCGACGCGCTCCCCGTCCACGAGGAGTTGGCCGTCGACCTCTTTTTCCCGCCGATCGGCGGCACGTTCACGATGGACCGCCGGGAAGCCGCCGACCTCGCCGCGCGACTCGAGCCGGATCTCGTCCTCCCGGTCCACTACGATACGTTCGAGGCGATCGAGACCGACGCGGACGCGTTCGTGGTCGACGTCGCGAACCGCGGCGTCCCGGTCGTCCTCGACGAATCGAAACCGCGCTGA
- a CDS encoding DNA topoisomerase IV subunit A, with protein MSADNDNEQARKQLIDLAAQFYDQFELGEIPHMSVPTRTKNNIEYDEDEEVWVYGDRESTRSANSVRGARKLLKAVYTIEFLADQLEEDRSSTLRELYYLSESWDNDEAQFNDQDESNSMVEDLEIVSGVTREDFHMRPEESGATIMGPLHLREQTRRGEREIHCQEDVGEGGYQIPNNPDTIDFLDCDADFILAVETGGMRDRLVENGFDEEYNALIVHLKGQPARATRRITKRLHDELDLPVTVFTDGDPWSYRIYGSVAYGSIKSAHLSEYLATPEAKFIGIQPADIVEYELPTDPLSDSDINALESELEDPRFQTDYWEEQIELQLDIEKKSEQQSLASHGLDFVTDTYLPERLDDMGVL; from the coding sequence ATGAGCGCAGACAACGACAACGAGCAGGCCCGAAAGCAGTTGATCGATCTCGCCGCGCAGTTCTACGATCAGTTCGAACTGGGCGAGATCCCCCACATGTCCGTGCCGACGCGGACGAAGAACAACATCGAGTATGACGAGGACGAGGAGGTCTGGGTCTACGGCGACCGCGAGTCCACGCGATCGGCGAACTCGGTTCGGGGCGCCCGGAAGCTCCTCAAGGCCGTCTACACGATCGAGTTCCTCGCCGACCAACTGGAGGAGGACCGCTCGTCGACCCTGCGTGAACTCTACTACCTCTCCGAGAGCTGGGACAACGACGAGGCCCAGTTCAACGATCAGGACGAGTCTAACAGCATGGTCGAGGACTTAGAGATCGTCTCGGGGGTCACCCGCGAGGACTTCCACATGCGACCCGAGGAGTCGGGCGCGACGATCATGGGCCCGCTGCATCTGCGAGAGCAGACCCGGCGGGGCGAACGCGAGATCCACTGCCAGGAGGACGTCGGCGAGGGCGGCTACCAGATCCCGAACAATCCCGACACGATCGACTTCCTGGACTGCGACGCCGACTTCATTCTCGCCGTCGAGACCGGTGGGATGCGCGACCGCCTCGTCGAGAACGGCTTCGACGAGGAGTACAACGCCCTGATCGTTCACCTGAAGGGGCAGCCCGCACGCGCGACCCGACGGATCACCAAGCGCCTCCACGACGAACTCGACCTGCCGGTGACGGTGTTCACTGACGGCGACCCGTGGTCGTACCGCATCTACGGCTCCGTCGCCTACGGCTCGATCAAGTCGGCCCACCTCTCGGAGTACCTCGCGACGCCCGAAGCCAAATTCATCGGCATCCAGCCCGCCGACATCGTCGAGTACGAACTGCCGACCGACCCGCTCTCGGATTCGGACATCAACGCCTTAGAGAGCGAGCTCGAGGACCCGCGGTTCCAGACCGACTACTGGGAGGAACAGATCGAGCTCCAGCTCGACATCGAGAAGAAGTCCGAACAGCAGTCGCTGGCGTCCCACGGGCTCGACTTCGTGACGGATACGTATCTGCCCGAGCGGCTCGACGATATGGGCGTCCTCTAG